From the Spiribacter sp. 2438 genome, one window contains:
- a CDS encoding electron transfer flavoprotein subunit alpha/FixB family protein, with the protein MTVLIFGNHDGDQLTPASRSAIACGLQLADRVDVLLMGSECQSVANETASLDGVARVLVAQAEHLSEPLAENMAPVIQGQASEYTWVLAAADSAGKNVMPRVAAALGVQQISDIVAVIDGETFVRPIYAGNALARVRTRDAQRVITVRSTAFAPVASGDQIAPIEFVEAAGDSGLVEHHGYRLSGGDGPDLGSADIVVSGGRGVGSAENFALINRLAKRLNAAVGASRAAVDAGYVPNDHQVGQTGRVVAPALYLAVGISGAIQHLAGMKESRVIAAINSDPEAPIFEIADYGLVQDLMSALEELEHTLAETPSPLGKSA; encoded by the coding sequence GTGACAGTTCTTATCTTTGGGAACCACGACGGCGACCAACTCACCCCGGCAAGCCGCTCAGCGATTGCATGTGGCCTTCAGCTGGCGGACCGCGTGGACGTTTTGCTCATGGGTTCTGAGTGCCAGTCCGTCGCCAACGAGACCGCCTCGCTGGATGGCGTGGCGCGGGTGCTGGTGGCCCAGGCAGAGCATCTGTCGGAGCCTCTCGCCGAGAACATGGCGCCGGTGATTCAGGGTCAGGCGTCGGAATATACCTGGGTGCTGGCGGCGGCCGACAGCGCAGGAAAAAATGTCATGCCCCGCGTGGCGGCCGCACTGGGCGTCCAACAGATTTCCGACATTGTCGCCGTGATTGATGGGGAGACTTTCGTGCGTCCCATCTATGCGGGCAATGCCCTCGCCCGGGTTCGAACCCGCGATGCTCAACGGGTTATCACCGTTCGCTCCACCGCCTTCGCGCCGGTGGCGTCCGGCGATCAGATAGCGCCCATCGAGTTCGTTGAGGCTGCCGGAGATTCCGGCCTGGTTGAACATCACGGCTACCGACTCAGTGGCGGTGACGGCCCGGATCTGGGCAGCGCGGATATTGTTGTATCCGGTGGTCGTGGCGTTGGATCCGCCGAGAATTTTGCCCTGATCAACCGGTTGGCGAAACGACTGAACGCCGCCGTGGGCGCCAGCCGGGCGGCGGTGGATGCGGGCTACGTCCCCAACGATCATCAGGTGGGTCAGACCGGTCGAGTGGTCGCACCCGCCCTATATCTCGCCGTGGGCATCTCCGGCGCCATTCAGCACCTGGCCGGCATGAAGGAGTCCCGGGTGATCGCCGCCATCAACAGCGATCCGGAAGCGCCGATTTTCGAAATTGCTGACTACGGTTTGGTCCAAGATCTGATGAGTGCCCTTGAGGAACTTGAGCACACGCTGGCGGAGACGCCGTCACCCCTGGGCAAAAGCGCCTGA
- a CDS encoding FAD-dependent oxidoreductase has product MAEFPARANVVIIGLGGIVGSSVAHHLIERGWRNIVGIDKSAIPTDIGSTSHASDFCYATAHDPMTCYTTLYSIDFFARRGRYEKIGGLEVARIDDDERMAELRRKVSSGRAFGTRAQMISAAEAKARFPLLEEDCIQGALWDPDAGLVKPRSQVVSGELVDEAVATGELQAWPNTSCTGLQVQDGRIRGVETSRGPISADHVVVCAGLWGRLIANMAGEDLPIMPVDHPLTYFGPYDAFAGTGKDIGYPLLRDQGNSAYLRDTGDPVTTEGGQIEWGYYEERAPRLVHPRDILEKEEARLSPSQRDLDMEDIIGPLERAIELTPILAELGYDDKRSFNGLLQVTADGGPSIGESADVRGLWYAESVWVKDGPGTGKVLADWMTDGLTERDHHSIDVARHYPFQRTESYIAERCYETAFKIYNPPVHNREPYTAARNLRQSPFYERERDLGAHFMEAAGWERAHGYASNEPLLEIYGDRIPVRENEWDNRHFWRVSNAEQLKLSDDVGMINLSHFCVIEVKGSDAEALMEYACVARVGGETPVGKGIYTHFLDHAGGVAADLTVLRLGSDHYRIVDGGDTGHRDLVWLRRLAESRNAKVAIEDRTEDFGCLGVWGPNARQRLQSLVTDPSRLEPDAFPFASFQELTVAGISVLAFRISYVGEQGWELHFAYDDGLALWDALYSASITPVGIETYANSRRLEKSLRLQNADLLTEYNLLEAGLARPRVKPCDFHGRDAYLAQRQREQQPAYLCTLSMTDNRDQQRVPRYPLGHCPIVDPDTGQVLVDSVGRRSYTTSIAYGPSVGLNLMLAYLPAAYCEVGRPLRMEYFDEPYPVRVEAVGHVPVYDIDNARPRC; this is encoded by the coding sequence ATGGCAGAGTTTCCAGCCCGTGCCAACGTGGTCATCATCGGCCTGGGCGGTATCGTCGGATCCTCTGTGGCCCACCACCTCATCGAGCGGGGTTGGCGCAATATCGTCGGGATCGATAAGAGCGCCATTCCCACCGACATTGGCTCAACCTCCCATGCATCGGACTTCTGCTACGCCACGGCGCATGACCCGATGACCTGCTACACCACCCTTTACAGTATCGACTTCTTCGCGCGTCGAGGCCGCTATGAAAAGATCGGTGGCCTGGAGGTCGCGCGAATCGACGATGATGAGCGCATGGCGGAACTCCGGCGCAAAGTGAGCTCAGGGCGCGCATTTGGCACTCGGGCCCAAATGATCAGCGCCGCCGAGGCCAAGGCGCGGTTCCCACTGCTGGAGGAGGACTGCATCCAGGGAGCCCTGTGGGATCCCGATGCCGGTCTGGTCAAGCCGCGCTCTCAGGTGGTCTCGGGGGAGCTGGTGGACGAGGCGGTGGCCACTGGCGAACTGCAGGCCTGGCCGAACACCAGTTGCACCGGACTACAAGTTCAGGACGGACGAATTCGGGGGGTGGAGACCTCCCGCGGCCCGATTTCGGCGGACCATGTGGTGGTCTGCGCCGGGCTCTGGGGCCGATTGATTGCGAACATGGCGGGGGAAGACCTCCCCATCATGCCGGTGGATCATCCACTGACTTACTTCGGGCCGTATGACGCCTTCGCCGGCACCGGCAAGGATATCGGTTATCCACTGCTCCGGGACCAGGGGAACTCGGCCTATCTGCGGGACACCGGCGATCCGGTGACCACGGAAGGGGGCCAGATCGAGTGGGGCTATTACGAAGAGCGCGCGCCACGACTGGTGCACCCCAGAGACATCCTGGAGAAGGAAGAAGCCCGGCTGTCGCCCTCCCAGCGTGATCTGGACATGGAGGACATCATCGGTCCGCTGGAGCGCGCCATCGAGTTGACACCCATCTTGGCGGAGCTGGGATACGACGACAAGCGCTCGTTCAATGGGCTTTTGCAGGTGACCGCCGATGGTGGTCCGTCCATTGGCGAATCGGCGGACGTCCGTGGGCTCTGGTACGCCGAATCGGTCTGGGTCAAAGATGGACCCGGCACCGGAAAAGTGCTGGCCGACTGGATGACCGACGGCCTCACCGAACGCGACCACCACAGCATTGATGTGGCGCGTCACTATCCCTTCCAGCGAACCGAGTCCTACATCGCGGAGCGCTGCTACGAGACCGCATTCAAGATCTATAACCCGCCGGTTCATAATCGGGAACCCTACACGGCGGCCCGCAACCTCCGGCAGAGCCCGTTCTATGAGCGAGAGCGCGATCTCGGCGCTCATTTCATGGAAGCGGCCGGTTGGGAGCGGGCTCATGGCTATGCCAGTAATGAGCCGCTCCTGGAAATTTATGGCGACCGCATTCCGGTCCGGGAAAACGAGTGGGACAACCGCCATTTCTGGCGCGTTTCCAACGCCGAGCAACTCAAGCTGTCCGATGACGTGGGCATGATCAATCTGTCCCACTTCTGCGTTATCGAGGTGAAGGGCTCGGATGCCGAGGCATTGATGGAATACGCCTGTGTGGCGCGCGTCGGCGGTGAGACGCCGGTGGGCAAGGGCATCTACACGCATTTTCTCGACCACGCGGGCGGTGTCGCGGCGGACCTCACGGTGCTGCGCCTTGGCTCCGACCATTACCGCATTGTCGACGGCGGAGACACGGGGCATCGCGACCTGGTATGGCTTCGCCGACTGGCGGAATCCCGGAACGCCAAGGTGGCCATTGAGGATCGCACCGAAGATTTCGGCTGCCTGGGCGTATGGGGCCCCAATGCCCGTCAGCGCTTACAGTCCCTGGTGACTGATCCGTCCCGCCTTGAACCCGATGCCTTCCCTTTCGCCAGTTTTCAGGAACTCACCGTTGCGGGTATTTCAGTGCTGGCCTTTCGCATCTCCTATGTTGGCGAGCAGGGGTGGGAACTCCACTTCGCATATGACGACGGGCTGGCTCTCTGGGACGCGCTGTATTCCGCCAGCATCACCCCGGTGGGCATTGAAACCTACGCCAATAGCCGCCGGCTTGAAAAAAGCCTGCGGTTGCAGAATGCGGATTTATTGACCGAGTACAACCTGCTTGAAGCGGGGCTGGCCCGCCCTCGGGTCAAGCCCTGTGACTTTCACGGGCGTGACGCCTATCTCGCCCAGCGGCAACGCGAACAACAGCCCGCCTACCTTTGTACCCTTTCGATGACGGATAACCGGGACCAGCAGCGCGTCCCACGGTATCCGCTGGGCCATTGCCCGATCGTCGACCCGGACACCGGGCAAGTGCTGGTGGACAGCGTTGGTCGCCGCTCATACACCACCAGCATCGCCTATGGGCCCTCCGTTGGCCTGAATCTCATGCTGGCTTATCTGCCGGCCGCTTATTGCGAGGTTGGACGCCCCCTAAGAATGGAGTACTTCGACGAGCCGTATCCGGTTCGGGTGGAGGCGGTGGGCCATGTCCCCGTCTATGACATCGACAACGCCCGACCCCGGTGCTGA
- a CDS encoding electron transfer flavoprotein-ubiquinone oxidoreductase produces MTRDSMQYDVVIVGAGPAGLSAAIRLRQLALADGREIQVCVLEKGSEVGAHILSGAVLEPRALDELLPDWSAEGAPLNTPVTEESFLLLGQHRSLRVPLPLLPRQLRNEGNYIVSMGNVCRWLAERAAALGVEIYPGFAAAEVLFDDQGRVQGVATGDMGVDRQGRAKPGHAPGIELHATYTLFAEGCRGHLSGQLEARFGLRAGVDPQTYGIGFKELWELEPSQHRPGWVLHTAGWPMDNRTWGGSFVYHLEDNQAYVGYVVGLDYRNPHLDPFKEFQRFKTHPAIRPMLSGGRRLSYGARALNEGGLQSVPDLTFPGGALIGCAAGFLNVPKIKGNHTAMKTGMLAAEAAAEALAEGDLAPETLTSYPRRYEASWVHDELKAARNLRPATARWGMLLGSLYAGIDLKLFRGRLPWTLRHQHSDHQTLLSAADAPKPDYPAPDGVLTFDRNSSIYLTNIHHEEDQPGHLRLADPAIPVTHNLIHYDEPAQRYCPAGVYEIVTDDDSSQRLQINAQNCIHCKACDIKDPTQNITWVTPEGGSGPNYPNM; encoded by the coding sequence ATGACCCGGGATTCGATGCAATACGATGTCGTGATCGTGGGGGCGGGTCCTGCCGGCCTGTCGGCGGCCATCCGGCTGCGGCAGCTCGCGCTCGCCGACGGACGGGAAATACAAGTGTGTGTGCTCGAGAAGGGCTCCGAAGTGGGTGCTCACATTCTCTCCGGCGCGGTGCTTGAGCCCAGGGCGCTTGATGAGCTCCTGCCTGACTGGTCCGCGGAGGGAGCGCCACTGAACACTCCGGTCACGGAGGAATCGTTCCTGCTGCTTGGTCAGCATCGCTCCTTGCGGGTGCCTTTGCCGCTGTTACCCCGGCAGTTACGCAATGAAGGCAATTACATCGTTTCCATGGGCAACGTCTGCCGCTGGCTTGCCGAGCGGGCCGCGGCCCTTGGCGTCGAAATTTACCCCGGATTCGCAGCGGCGGAAGTACTGTTCGATGATCAGGGGCGGGTTCAGGGGGTCGCCACCGGTGACATGGGAGTCGATCGGCAGGGCCGGGCCAAGCCAGGACACGCCCCCGGCATTGAATTGCACGCCACCTACACGTTGTTCGCCGAGGGATGTCGCGGTCATCTCTCCGGGCAACTGGAAGCTCGTTTCGGGCTGCGGGCGGGAGTCGATCCTCAGACCTACGGTATCGGCTTCAAGGAGCTCTGGGAGCTGGAGCCGTCGCAGCATCGGCCGGGATGGGTCCTGCACACGGCTGGCTGGCCCATGGATAACCGAACCTGGGGAGGATCCTTCGTCTATCACCTGGAGGATAATCAGGCGTATGTGGGGTATGTGGTGGGTCTCGATTACCGCAACCCCCATCTCGACCCCTTCAAGGAGTTCCAGCGATTCAAAACGCATCCGGCCATTCGGCCGATGCTCTCCGGCGGGCGCCGGCTGAGTTATGGGGCGCGGGCGCTTAATGAGGGCGGTCTTCAGTCGGTCCCGGACCTGACATTTCCCGGCGGCGCCCTCATTGGCTGTGCCGCCGGCTTTCTCAATGTGCCCAAAATCAAGGGCAATCACACCGCCATGAAGACCGGGATGCTTGCCGCGGAGGCGGCGGCGGAAGCCCTGGCGGAAGGGGACCTGGCCCCGGAGACACTGACCAGCTACCCCCGCCGATACGAGGCGTCCTGGGTGCATGACGAGCTGAAAGCCGCGCGCAACCTTCGCCCGGCGACGGCACGCTGGGGCATGCTGCTGGGCAGCCTCTATGCGGGTATCGATCTGAAACTCTTCCGCGGCCGGCTGCCCTGGACGCTGCGTCATCAACACAGCGATCACCAGACCCTGTTATCCGCCGCCGATGCACCGAAACCCGACTATCCGGCGCCGGACGGCGTCCTGACCTTTGACCGCAACAGCAGCATTTATCTGACAAACATTCATCACGAAGAAGATCAGCCGGGCCATTTGCGGCTGGCGGATCCGGCAATCCCCGTCACCCACAATCTCATCCACTACGATGAACCCGCTCAGCGGTACTGCCCGGCGGGGGTTTACGAGATTGTCACGGATGACGACAGCAGCCAGCGTCTCCAGATCAATGCCCAGAACTGTATCCACTGCAAAGCCTGCGATATCAAGGATCCGACTCAGAACATCACCTGGGTCACACCGGAGGGTGGCAGCGGACCCAACTACCCCAACATGTAG
- a CDS encoding GlxA family transcriptional regulator, with protein MADTAFPYRCVFVLLPDYSQLPFAAAIEPLRMANHISERNLFDVSVASVDGQPVRASNGVRTAVDHAIGSDPPADLVMICGGLNIETLNDRELSAWLRRLARRQVNLGAVCTGSFLLAQSGVMDGYRCTLHWEHISGVRETMRFPRTEFTPELFVIDRDRLTASGGVAPLDMMLHLITRQHGIELAEAVSEEAIHERIRELSDLQRVPLRVRLGTSQPKLVEVVTLMESNIHEPLSLDELATYANTSRRQLERLFRRYLGCTPTRYYLELRLTQARQLLLQTNLPITEIAMACGFVSPPHFTKCYHDRHGHSPSAERRARRDRLSTVSVSLGPESVPAVLPDPPEAEDSTL; from the coding sequence ATGGCCGATACCGCCTTCCCTTACCGTTGCGTCTTCGTTTTGCTGCCGGATTATTCCCAGCTACCCTTCGCGGCGGCTATCGAACCGTTGCGCATGGCTAACCACATCAGTGAGCGCAATCTTTTCGACGTGAGTGTGGCGTCTGTGGATGGGCAACCGGTCCGTGCCAGTAACGGGGTACGCACGGCCGTGGACCACGCCATCGGGTCTGACCCACCGGCGGATCTGGTCATGATTTGCGGCGGTCTGAATATCGAAACCCTGAACGATCGTGAGCTCAGTGCCTGGCTGCGACGTCTGGCCCGCCGTCAGGTGAATCTGGGGGCCGTGTGCACTGGCAGCTTCCTGCTGGCTCAGTCCGGCGTCATGGATGGTTATCGCTGCACGCTGCATTGGGAACATATCTCGGGGGTTCGCGAGACGATGCGGTTCCCCCGCACGGAATTCACCCCGGAGTTATTCGTCATCGACCGCGATCGCCTGACCGCCTCCGGGGGGGTGGCTCCGCTGGACATGATGCTGCACTTGATCACCCGTCAGCACGGCATCGAGCTGGCGGAGGCCGTCTCGGAGGAAGCCATCCATGAACGGATTCGCGAACTCAGCGATTTGCAGCGGGTGCCTCTGCGCGTGCGACTGGGCACCAGTCAGCCCAAGCTCGTCGAAGTGGTTACGCTAATGGAATCCAATATTCATGAACCGTTGTCCCTGGACGAGCTGGCCACCTATGCCAACACTTCCCGCCGGCAATTGGAGCGGCTCTTCCGCCGCTACCTGGGCTGCACGCCAACCCGTTACTACCTGGAATTGAGACTGACACAGGCCCGCCAACTCCTGTTGCAAACCAACCTCCCGATCACGGAAATTGCCATGGCCTGCGGGTTTGTTTCGCCCCCCCACTTCACCAAGTGCTATCACGACCGGCATGGGCACTCCCCCAGCGCCGAACGACGAGCACGGCGCGACCGACTCTCCACCGTCTCCGTCAGTTTGGGACCGGAGTCCGTGCCCGCGGTTCTTCCCGATCCACCAGAAGCCGAAGACTCAACCCTTTAA
- a CDS encoding sarcosine oxidase subunit gamma has translation MSELTNGRPLTRQGPLDGRVLDGPGVCLTGLPSAAAFNLRADPAADAIDAALKDWLGAPRPLVPNTQSNGARGRILWLGPDEWLVVMPDPADSATETNLRGLLPEEARLCAVGDGLAKVAVEGGAGRWLLAAGCPLDPSSPALGEGGCAQTRLAHASVIIVPESAERLLVYVRRSMARYLWTWLETAVTRLEGH, from the coding sequence ATGTCTGAACTGACCAATGGCCGGCCACTGACCCGTCAGGGCCCGCTGGATGGGCGAGTGCTGGATGGGCCGGGGGTTTGTCTGACCGGGCTGCCCAGCGCGGCGGCTTTCAACCTGCGCGCCGATCCCGCAGCCGATGCCATTGATGCCGCACTGAAGGACTGGTTGGGAGCGCCTCGGCCACTGGTGCCAAATACCCAATCGAACGGTGCCCGGGGACGAATTCTGTGGCTTGGCCCGGATGAATGGCTCGTCGTCATGCCCGACCCGGCGGATTCAGCAACCGAGACCAACCTGCGGGGTTTGCTGCCAGAGGAGGCACGATTGTGTGCTGTTGGCGATGGCCTGGCGAAGGTCGCCGTTGAGGGCGGTGCGGGTCGCTGGCTGCTGGCGGCAGGCTGTCCGCTGGATCCATCGAGCCCCGCTCTGGGTGAAGGCGGCTGTGCACAGACCCGATTGGCGCATGCTTCGGTCATTATCGTCCCGGAGTCAGCGGAGCGATTGCTGGTCTACGTTCGTCGCAGCATGGCGCGTTACCTCTGGACCTGGCTGGAAACAGCAGTGACGCGACTGGAAGGGCATTAA
- a CDS encoding sarcosine oxidase subunit alpha family protein, with translation MKARLPVGGLIDRDQPLNFTFNGQVLQGYGGDTLASALLANGIHLVNRSIKLHRPRGIVGRGPEEPNALLQIGEGPRALADQRATQVALREGLSARSVNGWPRLGFDGMALFDRLSALMPAGFYYKTFMGPTGWWERYERLIRPAAGMGQVPDGPDPDDYEKRDLHCRVLVVGGGAAGLMTALALGRNGVPLTLAHEGAVFGGGLLASDARLDGQPAADWVAGVVGELRAMPHVRLLPATSVFGHYDQRFLGAIQRLEDLDQAAPVRERFWKIRCEHLVLATGAIERPIAFPNNDRPGIMMASAVREYIRRYAVLPGRQAVVFTNNDSAYATAESLQRAGAEVVVVDRRTSASLEALQAQDSGMAVYQGATVVDTRGRLRVRGMTVQDIDGRRVSLDCDLLALSGGWNPSVHLHSHARGGLVWRDDLASFVPADDLPGVVTLGAMAGTFDPPTALSEALAKARQVSRKLGHDPIDIEPPVIEGAEPGPASLEPFWAVPGKGPAFVDLQNDVKVSDLGLALREGYRSIEHVKRYSVLGFGTDQGKLGNILGLGVVSDMLGSHPAEVGTTTYRPAWTPATFGALVGGDTGALFDPIRVTPMHECHVDQGAVFEDVGQWKRARYYPVDREDMEAAVARECLATRDGVGVLDYSTLGKIEIQGPDAVTLLERVYINNWQKLAIGRCRYGLMLDENGMVLDDGVTARLGESHYLMSTSTGGAARVMAWLEQWLQTEWLDLDVHLTSVTDQWATVSLAGPNSRALLRGLGTDIHLDPAAFGFMSFRTGRVAGVPARVQRVSFTGELGFEISVPADYGQSLWEAVFETGAAYGATPYGTEAMHVMRAEKGFIIVGQDTDGSISPIDLGMAAMVSHRKDCLGKRSLARRELQRYDRPQWVGLRPEDSRQIIPEGAQIIAASRAATSGRTAMEGWVTSSYHAPRLGHAFALGFVNGGRDRHGERLYAWDLEAGAIPLTVTSPGQYDPQGRRQHV, from the coding sequence GTGAAAGCCCGCCTGCCCGTCGGCGGTCTAATCGATCGCGACCAACCTCTGAATTTCACTTTCAACGGTCAGGTGCTGCAGGGCTATGGAGGCGACACGCTGGCCTCGGCGCTGTTGGCGAATGGAATTCATCTGGTCAACCGGAGTATCAAACTGCATCGCCCCCGGGGCATCGTTGGTCGGGGTCCGGAGGAGCCCAACGCTCTGCTGCAGATCGGAGAAGGACCTCGGGCCCTCGCTGATCAGCGCGCTACCCAAGTGGCTCTGCGAGAGGGGCTGAGCGCTCGTTCGGTGAATGGCTGGCCAAGGCTGGGTTTTGACGGCATGGCCCTCTTCGACCGCCTGTCGGCACTGATGCCGGCGGGCTTTTATTACAAGACCTTCATGGGTCCCACCGGTTGGTGGGAGCGCTATGAGCGTCTGATCCGGCCTGCTGCCGGCATGGGACAAGTCCCGGATGGACCGGATCCGGACGACTACGAGAAGCGGGATCTGCATTGTCGTGTCCTCGTTGTCGGCGGCGGTGCCGCCGGTTTGATGACGGCGCTGGCCCTCGGCCGCAATGGCGTCCCCTTGACTCTGGCCCATGAGGGGGCGGTCTTCGGAGGGGGCTTGCTGGCAAGCGATGCTCGGCTGGATGGCCAGCCCGCGGCGGATTGGGTGGCCGGCGTGGTTGGAGAGTTAAGGGCCATGCCCCATGTTCGGCTGTTGCCCGCCACCAGCGTGTTCGGTCATTACGACCAGCGATTTCTGGGCGCCATTCAGCGGCTGGAAGACCTTGATCAGGCGGCGCCGGTGAGAGAGCGGTTCTGGAAAATCCGCTGTGAGCACCTGGTCCTGGCCACTGGTGCCATCGAGCGGCCGATCGCATTCCCCAACAATGATCGCCCGGGGATCATGATGGCCTCGGCCGTTCGGGAATATATCCGTCGCTATGCGGTGCTGCCCGGCCGGCAGGCCGTGGTGTTCACCAATAATGATTCGGCTTATGCCACCGCGGAGAGCCTGCAACGGGCGGGGGCTGAGGTGGTCGTTGTAGATAGGCGGACAAGCGCTTCCTTGGAGGCATTACAAGCCCAGGATTCCGGGATGGCCGTCTATCAGGGTGCAACGGTTGTGGATACCCGCGGTCGTTTGCGGGTTCGCGGAATGACCGTTCAGGATATCGATGGCCGGCGCGTCTCCCTCGACTGCGACTTGCTGGCGTTGTCCGGTGGGTGGAACCCGTCGGTGCACCTCCACTCCCATGCCCGTGGCGGTCTGGTGTGGCGGGATGATCTGGCATCATTCGTCCCCGCCGATGACCTTCCTGGCGTTGTCACCCTGGGTGCAATGGCGGGCACATTCGATCCGCCAACCGCCCTCTCGGAAGCTCTCGCCAAAGCCCGTCAGGTCAGCCGGAAGCTGGGGCATGATCCCATCGACATCGAGCCGCCGGTCATTGAAGGCGCCGAACCGGGGCCCGCCTCCCTGGAACCTTTCTGGGCGGTTCCTGGCAAAGGACCGGCATTTGTTGATCTGCAGAACGACGTCAAGGTCAGTGACCTGGGTCTGGCTCTGCGCGAGGGGTATCGGTCCATCGAACACGTCAAGCGCTACAGCGTGCTGGGATTTGGTACCGATCAGGGCAAGCTGGGCAACATCCTCGGGCTGGGTGTCGTGAGCGACATGCTGGGCAGCCATCCGGCGGAAGTTGGCACCACCACCTATCGACCGGCCTGGACGCCAGCTACCTTCGGGGCGCTCGTGGGCGGAGACACCGGCGCGCTCTTCGACCCGATTCGGGTCACGCCGATGCACGAATGCCATGTCGATCAGGGCGCAGTCTTTGAGGATGTGGGCCAGTGGAAGCGAGCCCGTTACTACCCCGTCGACCGGGAGGACATGGAAGCCGCCGTGGCGCGGGAGTGTCTGGCCACTCGGGATGGAGTCGGGGTGCTCGATTATTCCACGCTGGGCAAGATCGAAATTCAGGGCCCCGATGCGGTGACCTTGCTGGAGCGGGTGTACATCAACAACTGGCAGAAGCTGGCCATCGGCCGCTGCCGGTATGGCCTGATGCTGGATGAGAACGGCATGGTACTGGACGATGGCGTCACCGCCCGATTGGGCGAATCGCATTATCTGATGTCCACCAGCACCGGCGGCGCTGCCCGCGTCATGGCCTGGCTTGAGCAGTGGTTACAGACTGAATGGCTGGATCTGGATGTCCATTTGACGTCGGTCACTGACCAGTGGGCCACCGTCTCCCTGGCCGGCCCCAACAGTCGCGCGCTGCTCCGGGGCTTGGGCACCGATATCCATCTGGATCCCGCCGCCTTCGGCTTCATGAGCTTTCGGACCGGACGGGTCGCCGGAGTGCCGGCCCGGGTTCAGCGGGTGAGTTTTACCGGCGAACTGGGTTTCGAAATCAGTGTTCCGGCCGACTACGGCCAGTCGCTATGGGAGGCCGTCTTCGAAACCGGTGCCGCCTATGGAGCCACGCCTTATGGCACGGAGGCGATGCACGTCATGCGGGCCGAAAAGGGTTTCATTATTGTGGGCCAGGACACCGATGGCTCCATTAGCCCGATTGATCTGGGCATGGCCGCCATGGTGAGCCATCGCAAGGACTGCCTTGGCAAACGCTCCCTGGCCCGTCGCGAATTGCAGCGGTACGACCGACCGCAGTGGGTCGGGTTGCGGCCCGAGGACTCCCGTCAGATCATTCCGGAGGGGGCGCAGATTATTGCCGCTTCCCGGGCGGCGACGTCAGGGCGAACGGCGATGGAAGGCTGGGTGACCTCGAGCTATCACGCCCCCCGTCTGGGCCATGCTTTTGCCCTCGGTTTTGTGAATGGCGGGCGGGATCGCCACGGGGAGCGGCTCTATGCCTGGGATCTCGAAGCCGGTGCGATACCGCTCACGGTGACCTCCCCGGGGCAGTACGATCCGCAGGGAAGGCGGCAGCATGTCTGA
- a CDS encoding sarcosine oxidase subunit delta: MLMIHCPWCGPRDESEFSYGGEADIQRPADPEAVSDAEWADYVFMRSNPRGWHCEQWVHVHGCRRWFKAERHTVSYEIRATWPMDQEKP; this comes from the coding sequence ATGTTGATGATTCACTGTCCGTGGTGCGGACCACGGGATGAGAGCGAGTTCAGCTATGGGGGCGAGGCCGACATCCAGAGGCCGGCAGACCCGGAGGCAGTCAGCGATGCGGAATGGGCCGATTATGTGTTCATGCGAAGCAACCCACGGGGCTGGCATTGCGAGCAATGGGTTCATGTCCATGGCTGCCGCCGCTGGTTCAAGGCGGAACGCCATACCGTGAGCTATGAAATTCGCGCCACCTGGCCAATGGATCAGGAGAAGCCGTGA